From Rhodoferax sp. AJA081-3, the proteins below share one genomic window:
- a CDS encoding DUF6544 family protein, which yields MTTVKPLPPDDKPPVLADFVVPSYAPDQPLKKWAPLKWAVRGGVTLLVLTVLLAATANFRWTRDVDARLAALEAATPATRSQRYDDEELKAVPPVVRRYLSQALNMNQPLVRRLYLEQTGSFNRSSTPMVEQWEPFTARQRVATKRPGFVWDAAIRMSPGITVRVVDAYVAGVGSLQPSVFGLVDVGGVEGTEDITRGELIRYFAESVWYPTVLLPSQGVQWKAVDAQSAQATLTDGSLTVSLLFTFGADGLVERITSTERSALLDGAMVTMPWEVRLSAYQLQDGMRVPMEAEVAWITPKGRWPYWRGKLAKLDYDMPRL from the coding sequence ATGACTACAGTCAAACCATTGCCCCCTGATGACAAGCCCCCGGTGTTGGCCGACTTTGTGGTGCCCAGTTACGCGCCCGACCAGCCGCTCAAAAAATGGGCTCCGTTGAAGTGGGCCGTGCGTGGCGGCGTAACGCTGCTGGTGCTGACCGTCTTGTTGGCAGCCACGGCCAATTTCCGTTGGACCCGCGATGTGGATGCCCGCCTGGCAGCGCTAGAGGCGGCGACCCCCGCTACACGCTCCCAGCGGTATGACGACGAAGAGTTGAAGGCCGTGCCGCCCGTGGTGCGGCGCTACCTGTCACAGGCGCTCAACATGAACCAGCCCCTGGTGCGCCGCTTGTACCTGGAGCAGACCGGCAGTTTTAACCGCAGCAGCACACCCATGGTCGAACAGTGGGAGCCCTTTACCGCCCGCCAGCGGGTGGCCACCAAGCGGCCGGGTTTTGTGTGGGACGCGGCCATCCGCATGTCGCCCGGTATCACCGTGCGGGTGGTCGATGCCTATGTGGCGGGGGTTGGCAGCTTGCAACCGTCCGTGTTTGGCCTGGTCGATGTGGGTGGGGTCGAAGGCACGGAAGACATAACACGTGGGGAGTTGATTCGGTACTTTGCCGAGAGTGTGTGGTACCCCACCGTGTTGCTGCCCAGCCAGGGTGTGCAGTGGAAGGCGGTGGACGCACAGTCCGCGCAGGCCACGCTGACCGATGGCAGCCTGACCGTGAGCCTGTTGTTCACCTTTGGTGCCGATGGCTTGGTAGAACGCATCACCAGCACCGAGCGCAGTGCCTTGCTGGACGGGGCGATGGTGACCATGCCGTGGGAGGTGCGCCTGTCCGCCTACCAGTTGCAGGACGGCATGCGGGTGCCGATGGAGGCCGAGGTGGCCTGGATCACCCCCAAGGGCCGCTGGCCCTACTGGCGCGGCAAGCTTGCCAAGCTGGACTACGACATGCCGCGTTTGTAG
- a CDS encoding TRAP transporter small permease subunit codes for MTPFLSLSRLIDTISTWVGKLTMWLILATTLISAGNALVRKAFNQSSNGLLEIQWYLFAAVFMLGAGYGFLKNSHVRIDFISTKLSDRARNWVDVVGIVAVLFPFCAIGIALGWPFFLQAYTSGEMSQNAGGLIRWPAYVLIPLGFGLLMLQGVSELIKRIAFLTGNGPDVLSGEEAKSDEQKHLEELEAQAARLLAGDK; via the coding sequence ATGACACCATTTCTTTCGCTGTCCCGGCTGATCGACACGATCAGCACCTGGGTCGGCAAACTCACCATGTGGCTGATCTTGGCCACCACACTCATCAGCGCGGGCAATGCGCTGGTGCGCAAGGCATTTAACCAAAGCTCCAACGGCCTGTTGGAGATTCAGTGGTACCTGTTTGCCGCCGTGTTCATGCTGGGCGCGGGCTACGGGTTTCTGAAAAACTCGCATGTTCGTATTGACTTTATCTCCACCAAGCTGAGCGACCGTGCCCGCAACTGGGTGGACGTGGTGGGTATCGTGGCGGTGTTGTTTCCGTTTTGTGCGATTGGTATTGCGCTGGGCTGGCCCTTCTTCCTGCAGGCCTATACCAGCGGCGAAATGTCACAAAACGCCGGTGGCCTGATCCGTTGGCCGGCTTATGTTTTGATCCCTCTGGGTTTTGGCTTGCTGATGTTGCAGGGTGTGTCCGAGCTGATCAAACGCATCGCGTTCCTGACCGGCAACGGCCCTGACGTGCTCAGCGGCGAAGAGGCCAAGTCCGACGAGCAAAAGCACCTGGAAGAACTAGAAGCCCAGGCCGCCCGCCTGCTGGCAGGAGACAAATAA
- a CDS encoding TRAP transporter large permease subunit, producing MQTTFLAQQFVPLMFIGLFVLLLTGFPVAFGLAATGLAFGFIGIEAGIFPAAMFQALPLRIFGIMQNDTLLAIPFFTFMGIILERSGMAEDLLETVGQVFGPVRGGVAIAVILVGALLAATTGVVAAAVISMGLISLPVMLRYGYSRTIATGTITASGTLAQAIPPSLVLIVLADQLGRSVGDMYSGALIPGLLLVGLYIAFIVAVAIFKPAMVPALPPEALLFKEDNGASGHRSLLVLVLICAAVGYSWAQVHNGLMTQWLERAVPSAGDEIVILSLTLASLTGLALAIINKVTKLHLLSRLAEQVTFVLMPPLILIFLVLGTIFLGVATPTEGGAMGALGAMILAIGKGRLSFSLTKQALENTAKLASFVLFILIGSTVFSFTFNAADGHIWVEHLFDKIPGGAWGFLVVVNVLVFILGCFIDFFEIAFIVIPLLAPVAEKILPGLVPGMTPDQVMIWFGVIIAMNLQTSFLTPPFGFALFYLRSVAAKFDYKDRVTGQMIPSVKTIEIYKGSIAFIILQLIMVVAVIAFPVLVTGGIEKQESLSSEQIMNQLEMPKTEEAADPTAGMDTGAKTDEPAKAEDDPMKAMLEANEKDAKKKP from the coding sequence ATGCAAACCACCTTTCTGGCACAACAATTTGTGCCCCTGATGTTTATTGGCCTTTTTGTACTGCTGCTCACCGGTTTCCCCGTGGCATTTGGTCTGGCCGCCACCGGCCTGGCTTTTGGTTTTATCGGTATTGAGGCCGGCATCTTCCCCGCGGCCATGTTCCAAGCGCTGCCCTTGCGTATCTTCGGCATCATGCAGAACGACACGCTGCTGGCGATTCCCTTCTTTACCTTTATGGGAATTATTCTGGAACGCTCCGGCATGGCAGAGGACCTTCTGGAGACCGTGGGCCAGGTCTTTGGCCCCGTGCGGGGTGGTGTGGCCATTGCCGTGATTCTGGTGGGCGCCCTGTTGGCTGCTACCACCGGTGTGGTGGCTGCTGCCGTGATCTCCATGGGCCTGATCTCGCTGCCCGTGATGCTGCGCTACGGCTACAGCCGCACCATTGCCACCGGCACCATCACCGCATCGGGCACTTTGGCGCAGGCCATTCCGCCCTCCCTGGTGCTGATTGTGCTGGCTGACCAGTTGGGCCGCTCCGTGGGAGACATGTACTCCGGTGCGCTGATTCCAGGTTTGCTGCTGGTGGGTTTGTACATCGCCTTCATTGTGGCTGTGGCCATCTTCAAGCCCGCCATGGTGCCGGCCCTGCCGCCCGAAGCCCTGTTGTTCAAGGAAGACAACGGCGCCTCTGGCCACCGCTCGCTGCTGGTGCTGGTACTGATCTGTGCAGCTGTGGGTTACAGCTGGGCCCAGGTCCACAACGGTCTGATGACCCAGTGGCTGGAGCGCGCCGTGCCATCCGCCGGTGATGAAATTGTGATCCTGTCATTGACCCTGGCCTCACTGACCGGCTTGGCACTGGCCATCATCAACAAGGTGACCAAACTGCACCTGCTGTCGCGTCTGGCCGAGCAGGTGACCTTTGTGCTGATGCCACCGCTGATCCTGATCTTCCTGGTGCTGGGCACTATCTTCTTGGGTGTGGCCACCCCCACCGAAGGTGGTGCGATGGGAGCCCTGGGCGCCATGATTCTGGCCATTGGCAAGGGCCGCTTGAGCTTTAGCCTGACCAAACAGGCGCTGGAAAATACGGCCAAGTTGGCGTCCTTCGTGTTGTTCATCCTGATTGGCTCCACCGTATTCAGCTTCACCTTTAATGCGGCCGATGGCCACATCTGGGTCGAACACCTGTTTGACAAGATTCCCGGTGGTGCCTGGGGCTTCCTGGTTGTGGTGAACGTTCTGGTGTTCATCTTGGGCTGCTTTATCGACTTTTTCGAAATCGCCTTCATCGTGATTCCTTTGTTGGCGCCTGTGGCCGAGAAGATCCTGCCCGGCCTGGTGCCCGGCATGACCCCCGACCAGGTCATGATCTGGTTTGGTGTGATCATTGCGATGAACCTGCAGACCTCGTTCCTGACGCCACCCTTTGGTTTTGCGCTGTTCTACCTGCGCAGTGTGGCGGCCAAGTTTGACTACAAGGACCGGGTAACTGGCCAGATGATCCCGTCCGTCAAGACAATTGAAATCTACAAGGGCTCCATTGCCTTCATCATCTTGCAGTTGATCATGGTGGTGGCCGTCATCGCCTTCCCGGTGCTGGTCACTGGCGGCATTGAAAAGCAGGAGTCCCTGAGCTCCGAGCAGATCATGAACCAGCTGGAAATGCCCAAAACCGAAGAGGCTGCGGACCCAACCGCCGGCATGGACACCGGTGCCAAGACCGACGAACCCGCCAAAGCCGAAGATGACCCGATGAAGGCCATGCTGGAAGCCAACGAGAAAGACGCAAAGAAGAAGCCATGA
- a CDS encoding putative Na+/H+ antiporter → MTTMQMVGAALFGIAILHTFSTKFFEWLAHHRPAHAGLWHILGEVEVVFGFWAMVMMFAMIAILGTQEAATYLDTRNFTEPLFVFAIVVVAGSRAVLHLGRQCVGVIARFVPLQGGMAFYFVALSFLPLLGSFITEPAAMTLAAMMLRDRVFGAGVSTKLKYATLGVLFVNVSIGGTLTSFAAPPVLMVAAKWNWDSWYMFSHFGWKAAVAVCVNAMVTTVVFKRELAHLPKAVTSNESPMPAWVTLVHVVFLAGVVILAHHPAAFLGLFLFFIGFAQAYPKFQDERLLLREGLLVAFFLAGLVVLGGQQQWWLEPLLLGMDASTVYAGATALTAVTDNAALTYLGSLVEGLSDEFKYALVAGAVTGGGLTVIANAPNPAGFAILRGNFEDESIHPLGLLIAATPPTITAIIAFRML, encoded by the coding sequence ATGACAACCATGCAAATGGTAGGGGCGGCGCTGTTCGGCATCGCCATCCTCCACACCTTTTCGACCAAGTTTTTCGAGTGGCTGGCCCACCACCGGCCCGCCCATGCTGGCCTGTGGCACATACTGGGCGAAGTGGAGGTGGTGTTTGGCTTCTGGGCCATGGTCATGATGTTTGCCATGATCGCCATCCTGGGCACACAAGAGGCTGCCACCTACCTGGACACCCGCAATTTCACCGAACCCCTGTTTGTGTTCGCTATTGTGGTGGTGGCCGGCAGCCGCGCCGTGCTGCATCTGGGTCGGCAATGTGTGGGCGTGATTGCACGTTTTGTGCCCCTGCAGGGTGGCATGGCTTTCTACTTTGTGGCCCTGTCGTTTCTGCCACTGCTGGGCTCCTTCATCACCGAGCCCGCGGCCATGACATTGGCCGCCATGATGCTGCGTGACCGCGTTTTTGGCGCGGGGGTGTCGACCAAACTCAAGTACGCCACACTGGGTGTTTTGTTTGTCAACGTGTCCATTGGGGGCACCCTGACGTCCTTCGCCGCACCACCGGTTTTGATGGTGGCGGCCAAGTGGAACTGGGACAGCTGGTACATGTTCTCCCACTTTGGCTGGAAAGCGGCCGTCGCCGTGTGTGTGAACGCCATGGTCACCACCGTGGTTTTCAAGCGCGAACTGGCCCACTTGCCCAAAGCGGTCACAAGCAATGAATCCCCCATGCCTGCATGGGTGACGCTGGTCCACGTGGTGTTTCTGGCCGGCGTGGTGATATTGGCGCACCATCCAGCGGCTTTCCTCGGCCTGTTTTTGTTCTTCATCGGTTTTGCGCAGGCTTACCCCAAGTTCCAGGACGAGCGCCTGCTGCTGCGCGAAGGCCTGTTGGTGGCATTTTTCCTGGCCGGCCTGGTCGTACTGGGCGGGCAGCAGCAGTGGTGGCTGGAGCCGCTGTTGTTGGGCATGGATGCCTCCACCGTGTATGCCGGCGCCACCGCCCTGACCGCGGTCACAGACAATGCCGCGCTGACCTACCTCGGGTCTCTGGTCGAGGGGCTGAGCGATGAATTCAAATACGCGCTGGTGGCCGGTGCTGTAACCGGTGGCGGGTTGACCGTGATTGCCAATGCACCCAACCCCGCAGGTTTTGCCATCTTGCGGGGCAACTTTGAAGACGAGTCCATCCACCCGCTGGG